In Neptuniibacter halophilus, the genomic stretch GATGCAGCCGAGATGGGGGAGAAGCCGGGCGCAGCGCGTTTTTATCCGACCCCGTCGATTCTGACGGAGGCGCCTGAGCGGGAGCTCAGCAGTCATTCACTGAGCCTTAAGCAGGCGCTGGAACTGTTACAGGCGCTGCAGATTCAGCCTCCGCAGCTCGCGCTGTATCTGATCCAGCCGCAAATGATGCAGCCGATGCAGCCACTGTCAGCGACTCTGCAGGCGCGTTTTCCGGCGTTACTTGTTGATTTTAATCAACGGCTGAACCATTATTTTGCGGTGCAATAAAAAGGAAATCGTTTAGTGTATAAACTCAGTTTCTTTGTTCCGGATGAGAACCTTGAAGCGGTGAAAGCGGCGGTATTTGCCAGCGGTGCCGGGAAAATCGGCCTGTATGATCACTGTTGCTGGCAGGTTAAAGGACTAGGGCAGTTTCGACCGCTACCCGGCAGCGACCCCCATATCGGGGCGCAGGGGCAGGTAGAACAGGTCGAAGAGTGGAAGGTGGAGCTGGTCTGTGACGATCAACTGATCCGGCAGGCAGTGGCAGCGATGAAGCAGGCACACCCCTACGAAGAACCCGCATATGAGG encodes the following:
- a CDS encoding Nif3-like dinuclear metal center hexameric protein — protein: MYKLSFFVPDENLEAVKAAVFASGAGKIGLYDHCCWQVKGLGQFRPLPGSDPHIGAQGQVEQVEEWKVELVCDDQLIRQAVAAMKQAHPYEEPAYEVWKLEDI
- a CDS encoding hydrogenase maturation protease, with amino-acid sequence MSRQRQGILALGSHHGDDQIGWSLLEQLPPESVPEGVELEWINSPGLELFNCLQTYSKLLLVDAAEMGEKPGAARFYPTPSILTEAPERELSSHSLSLKQALELLQALQIQPPQLALYLIQPQMMQPMQPLSATLQARFPALLVDFNQRLNHYFAVQ